TGCACGGTCAGTTCGGCCTTCAGGTCGTCGACCCTGAAGAAGTAGTCCGCGGCCGGGGCCGGGACAACGGTCGCCAGAAGCATGAATAGGACCGGCAAGGGGAGTAACAGTTTTTTTACCATTTGGGTTCCTCCTCGACCTGGTACTGGCTGTGGCAATAAGGGCAGGAGATGAAGACCGCGCCCAGCTTGAGCTCCATGGCGTCCTTGTTCAACTCGGCGCCGCAGTTCTTGCATTTCAGCAGGCGGGGGTTGATCTCGCCGCCAATGGCGATTTTCTGTTCAACGATGACCGGGTCTTTTTTTCTGAAGGCCATGAACAGCGGCAGCATGGAGGCCACGACCAGCAGCAGGCCGAGTCCCCAGCGCTGGGTGATCAAAAAGGCCAGACCCACAAAAAAAACGATGAATGAAAATATGACGGCCAGTGCTTTTTCCATGCCCAGAACATAGCAAATTCCGCCGCGCTTTGCAATCTTTACTTTTAGGAAAAAGCGTGTTATGTTGACCGATTATGAAAAGCAAAATCATACTGTCCTTGGCTGCTTTTTCACTGCTCTTGAGCCATTTCGTGCTGGTGGCTGCCGCTGCCGACGGGGAACAGACGCAGACTGCCGTGGCCAAGGTGATCGTGCGCTTCGCAAAGGTCCGCACCCTCCCTGCCGCCGACGCCAAAATCATCAAGCAGATCGGCTATGGTACCATGCTCCAGATCCTGGGGAAAAAAGGCGATTATTTCCAGGTGGCCGCTATCCAGGCGGCGCCGGCCTCGGTTCAGCCGGCATGGTACATTCACCAGGGCGAGGTCGAACTGGTCAGCGCCAAACCCGTGTCGACGCTCAGGGAAAACAGGCAGGTGAAATTCGAACCGCAGCGCCCGGTCGCCGGGCAGCTTGTCTTGTTTACCGCCCTTAATTTTCACACCCCGAACCTGCTGAAATGGGATCTGGGCGACGGGATGGTCCTGACCAGCGGCAGCAAGTCGTCCCAGGTAACAGAAGCGAGATTGGCTTACGCCTATGCCGCCGCCGGAACGTACGAGGTCAAGGTATACGATGACCGGGGTGATCTGAACCTGCCGCCGCGGGTGATCACTGTGAAGGTCGCCGCCTATCCCCGCACCTTGCAGGTCAATCCCGACAAACCGCTGGCCAACCGCCAACTGACCATCAGTGCCATCAACTTCGACACGCCGCAGAACATCGTCTGGGACCTCGGCGACGGAACCGAGATCAGGCCCGGAGACGCGAGCGCAATCGTCAAGCCCAATTTCATGATCACTCACATCTATGCCGCCGCCGGCGTCTACACGGTGAAGGCTTGGGACGCCAACGGCAACAAAAGCCTGCCCCCGGTCAGCCTGTCCGTCCAGGTCGGGGCCGATCCCAGCCTGATCCGGATCGAACCTGAAAGGAAGACGGTCATCCTGGACAACGCCGCGTCGCTGCGGCCCGCGACCGCTCCAACGACGCCGGTGCAGGCGAGCATCCTTGTGGCGGAGTCGACGCCGCCCCCCCGGCCCAAGAAGAACCTCGCGGTCAAGATCGGTCCCTACGCTGGATTCTTCCAGCCCCGCGACGCCAACCTGAAATCCATCTACGGCGACGGCGACGTGATCTACGGCGGTCGGCTGGGCATCCATATCTGGCAAGGCGTCTATGTCTGGTTCTCCGCCTCCCAGTTCCAAGTGATCGCCAAGACCACCTTCACTGAGGAAAAGACGACCCTAACCCTGACCCCGTTCAGCGCCTTCCTGCGCGGCGGCCTCCGCCTGGGATTTTTCTGCCCCTATGTCGGCATCGGTTACACCTACATGGCTTACAAGGAGCAATCGGAGATCGGCAACGTGACCGGGAACGGCGGCAATACCTCTTATGAAGCCGGTTTCGAATTGAAAATGAACCGCCATTTCATCATGGACCTGGCCGTCCGTTACGACTTGATCAAGGTCAATCCGACCGGCTTTGACATCGACCTGGGCGGTTTACAGGCCGGGTTCAGCCTGCTGGTTTCTTTTTAAAGTTTTGCTTATTAGTTGACAGAAAGCGAAAAATATTGCAGTATATATAACGATATCGCATTTTTTAATGGATTCTAAAGATCAAATAAAAGAGTATATCTCTATCGTCGATGTTGCTTCGCTTTATGTGAGCCTGAAACCGGCAGGCAAGTATTATAAAGCGTTGTGCCCTTTTCACAGTGAGAAAACCCCGTCTTTTTTCGTTTATCCGGAAAAGAACAGCTTCAGCTGCTACGGCTGCAATCGTTTCGGCGATATCTTTGCCCTGGTCCAGGAGATGGAGAACATCGGCTTCGTTGAAGCCATGCATTTCCTGGCGGACAAATTCAATATCCCGCTGGAGAAAACAAGCCGCCAGACGGTCAACAAGGACGAATACCTCCAGGTCAATGAGCTGGCCCTTAATTTCTACAAAGAAAATTTGTTCGCCGGCGAAGAAGGGAAAGCGGCCTTGGGCTACCTCAAAAACCGCGGCCTGCAAAAGCAGACGATTGAGCAGTTTTCCCTGGGTTATGCCCCCAATGCCTGGGACGGCCTCAGCAATTATTTGAGTAAAAAAAAGGCCCCTCAGGCCAAGGCGCTGGAGCTGGGGTTGCTGGTCAAAAACGATAAAAACCGGGTCTACGACCGTTTCCGCGGCCGCATTATTTTTCCCATTTTTTCCGAGACCGGCGCCGTGGTGGCTTTCGGCGGCCGCACCATGTTTGACGATACGGCGAAGTATTTGAATTCACCCGATACGCCGATCTATAAGAAAGGCCATCATCTTTTCGGTTTTCAGCTGAGCAAGAATTTCATGAAGGAAGAGAAGGCCGGCATCCTGGTAGAAGGTTACCTGGACATGATCTCATTGTACCAGGCCGGCATCCGCCACGTGGCGGCTTCGCTGGGAACCGCGCTGACCGAGAAGCAGATCCATTTGCTGAAGCGTTTCTGCGCCGCGATCTACATCTTCTATGACAGCGACGCGGCCGGAGAGACGGCCACCGTCCGCAATATCGAAAAAATGTTCGAGCAGAACGTCAATCCGCGCATCGTGGTCATCGACGGCGCCAAGGACCCCGATGAATACGTGCGCTCCCACGGCGCCCAGGCCATGCATGAGATACTGGCCAAGACCGAGGACGGCTTCAAGTTCCTGCTGAACAAAGCGGCCCGGGAATTCGGGTTGCATGACCCGCTCCAGAAGCGCAAGGCCGTGGATGCCGTCCTCCAGGCCATCGGCAAAATGTCCGACCCGATCATCCGCGATGATTACTTGCAGCGCACGGCCGTTTTTTTCAAGATCGCGCCCGAGCTCCTGCAGCTCGAGCTCCAGCCGCAAAAAGCGCCGGAAAGCGCCGACCAGCCGCTACGCATCAGCCTGATGGAAGAGAAGATCCTGGAAGCGCTGCTGCGCGCCCCGGAAGTCATCCCCGAGATCAAGGAATTCTTCAACGAGGAACTTTTAGCCACCCTGGCCATCCGCAACATCATCAAATGGATGTTCGCCAGCTTCGAACGCTTCGGCGAAATTCGTTTTTCCGAGATCAACCAGCCCCTGAGCACGGCCGAAAAAGCCCGCTTGCACGACATATTTTCCCAAAAAACACAGGCGGTCAAGGAGCGTTCGGAAATTGAAAGGGATATTGTCATCAGTATCAATAATTTTCAGAAAAAACTGGCCGCGAGCAAAACGAAGCAACTGAATCAGGATATCGCCGTCGCCGAAAGGGACGACAACAAAGCCAAGCTCAGCCATTTGATGAAGTTGAAGAACGAGTCGCTGAAAACCTTGAGCCGGCGTTCCGGGGAGGAACCGATTGAAAAAGAAACCTGAAAAAAAGGCGGCAGCGGCGCCCGCGCGCAAAAAAATCCAACCTGCCAAGCCCCAGGCCAAGCCGAAGGTGAAGCCGGCCAAGCATCCCGCCTCTTCGGTCATCCTGCGCGAACTGGTTGAAATCGCCAACACCAACGACGCCAAGATCTCGCACGAAAATTTCATAAAATTTCTGAACGAGAACAACCTGCTCGAGCAAAAAAAGGAGATCACGGCCCACCTGCTGTCCCTCAACATCAAGATTCTGCGCAAGATGACGGCCTTGAACCAGGAAAAGCTCGGCGAATACAACAATTTTTTGAACGATTTCCGCAAGGAGCTGAAGGCCATTTTGAAGAAAGTCAAAAAGGGCTACGGCATCATCGAAATCGCGGCGATCAATTATATTTTCGGCTCGGATGAGGCGTTCAAGAAAAACCAGAAATTCATCAAGCACTTTTTAAAGGAAAACGAGATCAAGCCGGTCAAGA
The window above is part of the Candidatus Aminicenantes bacterium genome. Proteins encoded here:
- the dnaG gene encoding DNA primase yields the protein MDSKDQIKEYISIVDVASLYVSLKPAGKYYKALCPFHSEKTPSFFVYPEKNSFSCYGCNRFGDIFALVQEMENIGFVEAMHFLADKFNIPLEKTSRQTVNKDEYLQVNELALNFYKENLFAGEEGKAALGYLKNRGLQKQTIEQFSLGYAPNAWDGLSNYLSKKKAPQAKALELGLLVKNDKNRVYDRFRGRIIFPIFSETGAVVAFGGRTMFDDTAKYLNSPDTPIYKKGHHLFGFQLSKNFMKEEKAGILVEGYLDMISLYQAGIRHVAASLGTALTEKQIHLLKRFCAAIYIFYDSDAAGETATVRNIEKMFEQNVNPRIVVIDGAKDPDEYVRSHGAQAMHEILAKTEDGFKFLLNKAAREFGLHDPLQKRKAVDAVLQAIGKMSDPIIRDDYLQRTAVFFKIAPELLQLELQPQKAPESADQPLRISLMEEKILEALLRAPEVIPEIKEFFNEELLATLAIRNIIKWMFASFERFGEIRFSEINQPLSTAEKARLHDIFSQKTQAVKERSEIERDIVISINNFQKKLAASKTKQLNQDIAVAERDDNKAKLSHLMKLKNESLKTLSRRSGEEPIEKET